Genomic DNA from uncultured Methanospirillum sp.:
GCTACCTCTTTCACCTCTTTCGCATCCCCCTTGACAAGCAGAACTTCGACACACCGGGAATGTGAGACATGAGAATGGAGCGATGCCTGAATCACGTTCATGTAATCATGCTGGATATCAGTGATCGCCGCGATAAGGTTGCGTTGATGATGATCATACACAATAGTGATGACACCCTGCCGTGGACCAGAGAGATCGGCCATCCATTTGTAGTAGGTGATATACGATCTGATGGCATCACGTATACCTTCAGACCGTGAAGAATACCCGCGTTTCTTTAATATCTGATCAAAACTTGTGAGCAGGTTTGAGGGGAGTGAGACACCTATTCGGGAGAGATCACTCTCCTGGAGTTCATCCTCTTCATTCAGTAAAAACGGATCTTCGGGCATATACTGATACTATATCAGGCAATGAATATAATTTCATACACCTCATAAGCCGCTTCACTCATACCAAAAGAGTGCTGGTCGGAAAAAGTGGGTCATCTGTTTTACTGATATCTGGACCAGCAGATCACGGCTATACCGCAGTTTCGTGGTGCTAAAAAATTGATTCCTTCCAGAGCAGTGATCGTTTCCTGGTAAGTCTGGCAGAGATTTCGTGTTTCAATGAAATAGATATGTCAGACCCCGAGGGAACAGAGAAAAAACAGAAAATGTTGCCTGTATATATGAAAGGCTGTTCATAGGAGATACTGAGTTACGACTTGGTCTTAT
This window encodes:
- the nikR gene encoding nickel-responsive transcriptional regulator NikR, giving the protein MPEDPFLLNEEDELQESDLSRIGVSLPSNLLTSFDQILKKRGYSSRSEGIRDAIRSYITYYKWMADLSGPRQGVITIVYDHHQRNLIAAITDIQHDYMNVIQASLHSHVSHSRCVEVLLVKGDAKEVKEVAERLMAQKGVENVKLTTIPLEG